One Rhodoflexus caldus genomic region harbors:
- a CDS encoding shikimate kinase, with protein MIPSRIYLVGMPGSGKTTLGRLLASRMAYHFVDLDELIAEQEQMSIADIFAQKGEDYFREKEKQALHSTFKMSRCVIATGGGTPCFYDNMEQINKHGLAVFINIPLSIIAGRVERQQQERPLLATADAEDMLEKLKELYQKRFPYYDQAEVAVSGVDLNADYIYNKIHKYLSEQ; from the coding sequence ATGATTCCTTCACGTATTTATTTAGTGGGTATGCCGGGTTCCGGAAAGACCACCTTAGGCAGGTTGTTGGCCAGTCGGATGGCCTACCATTTTGTAGACTTGGACGAGCTGATTGCCGAGCAGGAACAGATGAGTATTGCCGATATTTTCGCGCAGAAAGGTGAAGATTATTTTCGCGAAAAGGAAAAGCAAGCATTGCACAGTACTTTCAAAATGTCGCGCTGTGTTATTGCAACCGGCGGCGGAACGCCTTGCTTCTATGACAATATGGAGCAAATCAATAAGCACGGTTTGGCTGTTTTTATCAATATTCCGCTTTCAATCATTGCCGGCAGAGTTGAACGGCAACAACAGGAGCGACCACTGTTGGCAACAGCAGATGCGGAGGACATGCTCGAGAAGTTAAAGGAATTATACCAAAAGCGGTTCCCGTACTATGACCAAGCCGAAGTGGCAGTAAGCGGTGTGGACTTAAACGCCGACTATATTTACAACAAAATCCACAAGTATTTGTCGGAACAATAG
- a CDS encoding MFS transporter, with protein sequence MSVFKLKTLMYWCYGIVAMLIFSANFVGVAAYQYDVDSTAVQHIGLYRELATLASGLLLAAIIPAIGLRRLLPMSFLFTAIISLVIFIQPSAIAFHILYVSLGFIFGALQIGFLNELASINKHETGLLSDVCHLEAVYVSGILAILVVSGIIMKLQQFELHYLYLVTAIICTAVGLFVIFRKQHFFFDESQATAREVARLWVRTLPEIFNALSRTLVILALFCLGLTIIVTTFLLNWVNLFNTATLQLSDNLVWQFSIVLILSTISGRLVIAALAHYLPLLTLLLIIISVSILCIMAFAVGLYQYQINSIPDTMAELPPPMMLIILLSFTNGGIVPLLIGTVTYHTPADKRGIMLGIITFVMSGATLLSGLFFQWASKLFTPGMLLALMAIPLAFVMILSTLFINDLRKSTSTAS encoded by the coding sequence ATGAGTGTATTCAAACTGAAAACCCTGATGTACTGGTGCTATGGCATAGTTGCCATGCTGATTTTTTCGGCCAACTTTGTGGGTGTAGCAGCTTATCAGTATGATGTGGACAGCACGGCCGTACAGCATATCGGCCTGTACAGAGAACTTGCTACGCTGGCAAGCGGGCTGTTGCTGGCGGCAATCATTCCGGCCATAGGCTTGCGCAGACTTTTGCCGATGTCTTTTCTGTTCACGGCCATTATTTCGCTGGTAATTTTTATACAACCTTCGGCTATTGCATTCCACATTTTGTATGTCAGTCTTGGTTTCATTTTCGGTGCTCTTCAAATCGGCTTCCTCAACGAACTGGCAAGTATTAATAAACACGAGACAGGCCTACTGTCAGACGTTTGCCACCTCGAGGCCGTGTATGTATCGGGGATTTTGGCCATACTTGTTGTTTCAGGGATTATCATGAAGCTTCAGCAATTTGAATTGCACTATTTATACCTCGTAACTGCAATCATTTGTACAGCAGTAGGGCTGTTCGTTATTTTCCGGAAACAGCATTTTTTCTTTGATGAATCGCAGGCAACGGCACGTGAGGTTGCACGGCTGTGGGTGCGCACGCTACCGGAAATATTTAATGCGTTGAGCAGAACCTTGGTCATCCTTGCCCTGTTTTGTTTAGGACTGACCATTATCGTAACTACGTTTTTGCTCAACTGGGTAAACCTGTTCAATACGGCCACTTTACAGCTAAGCGACAACCTTGTTTGGCAGTTTTCCATTGTATTGATTCTTTCTACCATCAGCGGCAGGTTGGTTATAGCTGCGCTTGCCCACTATCTGCCCCTGCTCACGCTCCTGTTAATTATCATATCTGTCAGCATTTTGTGCATTATGGCGTTTGCTGTTGGCTTGTATCAGTACCAAATCAACTCCATTCCCGATACCATGGCCGAACTGCCGCCTCCCATGATGCTGATTATCCTTTTGTCGTTTACCAACGGAGGCATCGTACCGCTCCTGATTGGAACGGTAACTTACCATACACCTGCCGATAAGCGCGGCATCATGCTGGGAATTATTACCTTTGTTATGTCCGGTGCGACCCTGTTAAGCGGCCTGTTTTTTCAATGGGCAAGCAAACTGTTTACGCCCGGTATGCTGTTGGCATTGATGGCCATACCTCTTGCATTTGTGATGATTTTGAGCACTTTATTTATCAACGATTTAAGAAAAAGTACTTCCACTGCTTCCTGA
- the surE gene encoding 5'/3'-nucleotidase SurE, with protein MKNSDRPLILISNDDGISAKGLSVLVEAMRPLGDLLVVAPNSPQSGMGHAITIHSPLKIHPSSIFEGVEAYESSGTPADCVKLAKYYILKGRVPDLVVSGINHGSNTSISILYSGTMSAAIEGAIEGMPAIGFSLCDYGNNADFSHTIPYVTAIAKQVLQTGLPRGTALNVNFPRKQEDAIKGIKICRQAKARWKEEFDERTDPYGRKYLWLAGSFENPDKGEDTDEWAIANNYVSVVPCLFDLTAHHAIATLNDEWQILQETAPRVVKEHYDNF; from the coding sequence ATGAAAAATTCTGACAGACCCCTCATACTTATTTCTAACGACGATGGCATCTCTGCCAAAGGACTTAGCGTACTTGTAGAGGCTATGCGCCCACTGGGCGACTTGCTGGTTGTAGCACCTAACAGCCCCCAATCGGGCATGGGACATGCTATCACCATTCACTCCCCACTGAAAATTCACCCTTCGTCCATATTTGAAGGCGTTGAGGCCTACGAAAGTTCCGGCACACCTGCCGACTGTGTTAAGCTGGCAAAATATTACATCCTCAAAGGCCGCGTACCCGACTTGGTCGTAAGCGGTATTAACCACGGCAGCAATACCTCCATCAGCATCCTGTATTCCGGTACTATGTCTGCTGCCATTGAAGGCGCCATTGAGGGCATGCCTGCCATTGGTTTCTCCCTCTGCGACTATGGCAACAATGCAGATTTCAGCCATACCATTCCCTACGTAACGGCCATTGCAAAGCAAGTACTGCAAACAGGATTGCCACGCGGCACGGCACTCAATGTCAATTTTCCGCGCAAGCAGGAAGACGCCATCAAAGGCATCAAAATCTGTCGCCAAGCAAAAGCCCGCTGGAAAGAAGAATTTGACGAACGCACCGACCCCTACGGCAGAAAATACCTTTGGCTGGCGGGCAGTTTTGAAAACCCCGACAAGGGGGAAGATACCGACGAATGGGCAATCGCTAACAACTACGTTTCGGTAGTACCCTGCCTGTTTGACCTGACTGCACACCACGCCATCGCCACACTCAACGATGAGTGGCAAATTTTACAGGAAACAGCGCCGCGGGTAGTCAAAGAACATTACGACAATTTCTGA
- the dtd gene encoding D-aminoacyl-tRNA deacylase — protein sequence MIAVIQRVTEASVTIEGRVHGKIATGFLVLLGIAHNDTAEDVEWLAGKIAGLRVFSDDEGKMNRALADIDGNILLISQFTLHASTKKGNRPSFTEAAPPPVATPLYEAMIERLQQLTGKKIETGIFGADMKVRLLNDGPVTIIIDSKNKK from the coding sequence ATGATTGCCGTTATTCAACGCGTTACGGAAGCCTCTGTAACCATAGAAGGTCGTGTACACGGAAAAATAGCAACGGGTTTTCTGGTACTGCTGGGTATTGCCCACAATGACACTGCCGAAGATGTGGAATGGCTGGCCGGAAAAATAGCAGGACTGCGCGTTTTTAGCGACGATGAAGGCAAAATGAATCGTGCACTGGCCGATATTGACGGCAATATCCTGTTAATCAGTCAGTTTACGCTTCATGCAAGCACCAAAAAAGGCAATCGCCCGTCTTTTACGGAAGCTGCGCCGCCACCCGTAGCCACCCCGCTGTATGAGGCCATGATTGAACGCTTGCAACAACTGACGGGCAAAAAAATTGAAACAGGCATCTTCGGGGCCGATATGAAAGTCCGTTTACTCAACGACGGCCCCGTAACCATCATCATTGACTCAAAAAATAAAAAATGA
- a CDS encoding nucleotide pyrophosphohydrolase has product MTIQEAQNTVDEWIRTIGVRYFNELTNTAILMEEVGEVARIMARRYGEQSFKASDKEVDLGEEMADVLFVLICLANQTGINLTEAFQKRMDKKTKRDATRHKENEKLQ; this is encoded by the coding sequence ATGACCATTCAAGAAGCACAAAATACCGTTGATGAGTGGATTCGCACCATTGGCGTGCGCTACTTCAACGAACTGACCAACACGGCCATCCTAATGGAGGAAGTGGGTGAAGTAGCCCGCATTATGGCGCGCCGATACGGTGAGCAATCGTTCAAAGCCTCCGACAAAGAAGTTGATTTGGGCGAAGAGATGGCGGACGTACTTTTTGTCCTGATTTGCTTAGCTAACCAAACGGGTATCAATCTGACAGAGGCTTTTCAAAAACGGATGGATAAAAAGACTAAACGCGATGCTACCCGACATAAAGAGAATGAAAAATTGCAGTAG
- a CDS encoding SDR family oxidoreductase, protein MKNKISIVTGANSGIGKVTALALAKQGFTVVMMCRNRAKAEAARSEIIRLSGNNQVEIIQVDFASQRQIREAAAQFLAKYDQLDVLVNNAGFLASDKRELTEDGIEATFAVNHLGYFLLTGLLMPALEKAAAENGEARVVSVASEAHRYAPFSLDNVQMQRGYSGMKAYCISKLCNILFTAELARRVAGKNITANSLHPGAVNSGFASSTPGWFAWLFKLAKPFLISEEEGAETSIYLATSPDVKGVSGGYFYKKRRRRTMIPVATDEKIARSLWEMSEKLTGIQY, encoded by the coding sequence ATGAAAAACAAAATCAGCATTGTAACAGGTGCCAATTCGGGTATCGGGAAAGTGACAGCCCTTGCGCTGGCCAAGCAAGGGTTTACGGTAGTGATGATGTGCCGAAATCGCGCCAAAGCAGAGGCAGCACGCAGCGAAATCATCCGCCTTTCGGGGAATAATCAGGTAGAAATCATTCAGGTAGATTTTGCTTCACAGCGGCAAATCAGAGAGGCAGCAGCACAATTTTTGGCAAAATATGACCAATTAGATGTGTTGGTAAACAATGCAGGATTTTTGGCTTCCGACAAGCGCGAACTGACCGAGGACGGCATAGAAGCAACTTTTGCGGTCAATCATCTGGGATATTTTCTGCTAACGGGTTTGCTCATGCCTGCTTTGGAGAAAGCGGCTGCCGAAAATGGAGAAGCCCGTGTAGTTTCGGTAGCTTCCGAAGCACATCGCTATGCCCCATTTAGCCTTGATAATGTGCAAATGCAGCGCGGTTATAGTGGCATGAAGGCCTATTGTATCTCCAAACTTTGCAATATTTTGTTTACGGCAGAGTTGGCGCGCCGAGTGGCAGGGAAAAATATTACGGCCAATTCGCTGCACCCGGGTGCGGTCAATTCAGGTTTTGCAAGCAGTACGCCCGGATGGTTTGCTTGGCTGTTCAAATTGGCCAAACCTTTTCTGATTAGCGAAGAAGAAGGCGCTGAAACTTCTATTTATCTGGCAACCTCACCCGATGTGAAAGGTGTCAGCGGCGGCTATTTCTATAAAAAAAGACGGCGGCGCACCATGATTCCTGTGGCTACCGACGAGAAAATAGCCCGCAGCCTATGGGAAATGAGCGAAAAATTGACAGGTATTCAATATTGA
- a CDS encoding dipeptidase yields MQQTQSYIEANRQRFLDELFDLIRIPSISTNPDHDSDLQRAAEFVQERLKAAGADKVEICPTNRHPIVYAEKIIDPKLPTVLVYGHYDVQPADPIELWDSPPFEPTVKDGKIFARGACDDKGQMFMHIKAFEAMMVTGELPCNVKFMIEGEEEIGSENLPRFIRENSEKLKADVVLISDTSMIANDIPSITVGLRGIAYVQVEVTGPDRDLHSGTYGGGVVNPINALCEMIAKLKDDKNRITIPGFYDKVVELSAEERAAMAEAPFDLEAYKADLGIEDVAGEEGYTTLERVSVRPTLDVNGIWGGYTGEGAKTVIASKAYAKISMRLVPNQESEEITRLFSKYFTSLAPKGVKVKIDYHHGGDPVVTPTDSVAYKAAELAMEQTFGKKPIPQRGGGSIPIVQLFKSILGVNSVLMGFGLDSDAIHSPNENFGLFNYYKGIETIPYFYKHFAELSK; encoded by the coding sequence ATGCAACAAACGCAAAGCTATATAGAGGCAAACAGGCAACGTTTTCTGGATGAATTGTTTGACTTGATTCGCATTCCTTCCATTAGCACAAACCCCGACCACGATAGTGATTTGCAGCGCGCTGCCGAGTTTGTTCAGGAGCGCCTGAAAGCAGCAGGTGCAGACAAAGTGGAAATTTGCCCCACCAACCGCCATCCGATTGTATATGCGGAAAAAATTATAGACCCCAAACTGCCAACCGTATTGGTATACGGTCATTACGACGTGCAGCCTGCCGACCCGATAGAACTATGGGACTCTCCTCCCTTTGAACCAACCGTAAAGGACGGCAAAATATTTGCCCGCGGCGCTTGCGACGACAAAGGTCAGATGTTTATGCACATCAAGGCATTTGAAGCCATGATGGTAACAGGCGAGCTGCCTTGCAATGTTAAGTTTATGATTGAAGGTGAGGAAGAAATCGGTTCTGAAAACCTGCCACGATTTATTAGGGAAAACTCGGAAAAACTGAAAGCGGATGTGGTGCTGATTTCCGATACGTCGATGATTGCCAACGACATTCCTTCCATTACGGTAGGGCTTCGCGGTATTGCTTATGTACAGGTGGAAGTAACAGGCCCCGACCGCGACCTGCACTCAGGTACTTACGGCGGCGGTGTGGTGAATCCTATCAACGCCCTGTGCGAAATGATTGCCAAACTCAAAGACGACAAAAACCGCATTACTATCCCCGGTTTTTACGATAAAGTTGTGGAACTGAGTGCAGAAGAGCGCGCTGCCATGGCAGAAGCACCTTTTGACCTCGAGGCCTACAAAGCAGACCTTGGCATTGAAGATGTGGCAGGGGAAGAAGGTTATACAACATTGGAGCGAGTATCGGTGCGCCCTACGCTGGACGTAAACGGCATATGGGGAGGCTACACAGGCGAAGGAGCAAAAACCGTCATTGCTTCTAAGGCATATGCCAAAATTTCCATGCGCCTTGTCCCTAATCAAGAGTCGGAAGAAATCACCCGATTGTTTAGCAAGTATTTTACTTCCCTTGCTCCTAAGGGAGTGAAAGTAAAAATAGATTACCATCATGGCGGCGATCCTGTGGTAACACCTACCGACTCGGTGGCTTACAAAGCCGCAGAGTTGGCCATGGAGCAAACTTTCGGTAAAAAGCCGATTCCGCAGCGTGGCGGTGGCAGCATCCCAATCGTGCAACTGTTTAAAAGCATATTGGGTGTTAATTCCGTGCTCATGGGCTTTGGTTTAGATTCGGATGCCATTCACTCACCCAACGAAAACTTTGGCCTGTTTAACTACTACAAGGGCATTGAAACCATCCCGTACTTTTATAAACATTTTGCCGAATTGAGCAAATAA
- a CDS encoding lysophospholipid acyltransferase family protein, with amino-acid sequence MTLKKIIAWLIWPFFVLVFFLLLLIFHAIQVIARTLGGYEAHKKSVDWLLASLLWQLRLMLGTRITLSLPYQLPPDCPLIVVSNHQSMYDIPMLGILFADRHAKYVSKVELAKGIPSISYNLRHGGSVCIDRKDTRQSLPALKQFGEYLEAKRYAGCIFAEGTRSRDGQMKPFKPQGLSVLLKTMPSALVIPVAIQGSWELARYGFKPIPIGVHMQCTALPPIDRTGKTNEEIVREAEQAIRNFLGQ; translated from the coding sequence ATGACGCTGAAAAAAATCATTGCATGGCTGATTTGGCCATTTTTTGTGCTTGTATTTTTCCTGTTGCTGCTGATTTTTCATGCCATACAGGTAATTGCACGCACACTTGGCGGTTATGAAGCCCATAAAAAGTCCGTGGACTGGTTGCTCGCTTCGCTACTCTGGCAGTTGCGCTTGATGCTCGGCACGCGGATTACACTCAGTTTGCCCTACCAACTGCCGCCCGATTGTCCGTTAATTGTGGTCAGCAATCACCAAAGCATGTACGATATACCGATGCTGGGTATTTTGTTTGCCGACCGCCATGCAAAATATGTTTCCAAAGTGGAGTTGGCCAAAGGTATTCCAAGCATTTCTTATAACCTGCGGCACGGTGGCTCGGTTTGCATAGACCGTAAGGACACGCGCCAATCCCTGCCTGCGCTCAAACAGTTTGGCGAGTATTTGGAAGCCAAGCGCTATGCAGGCTGTATTTTTGCCGAAGGTACGCGCTCACGCGATGGGCAAATGAAGCCATTTAAGCCGCAAGGGTTGAGTGTCTTGTTGAAGACCATGCCCAGCGCCCTTGTGATTCCTGTAGCCATTCAAGGCTCATGGGAGTTGGCACGCTATGGGTTTAAACCTATCCCGATAGGGGTGCATATGCAATGCACAGCCCTGCCGCCGATAGACCGCACAGGAAAAACTAACGAAGAAATTGTCCGCGAAGCAGAGCAAGCCATCCGCAACTTTCTGGGGCAATAG